The Medicago truncatula cultivar Jemalong A17 chromosome 4, MtrunA17r5.0-ANR, whole genome shotgun sequence genome includes a region encoding these proteins:
- the LOC11438101 gene encoding WD repeat-containing protein 55, which produces MEINLGKLAFDIDFHPSENLVASGLIDGDLHLYRYSSDNTNSDPVRVLEVHAHTESCRAARFINGGRAVLTGSPDFSILATDVETGSTIARLDNAHEAAVNRLINLTESTVASGDDDGCIKVWDTRERSCCNSFEAHEDYISDITFASDAMKILATSGDGTLSVCNLRRNKVQAQSEFSEDELLSVVLMKNGRKVVCGSQTGILLLYSWGCFKDCSDRFVDLASNSIDTMLKLDEDRIITGSENGMINLVGILPNRIIEPIAEHSEYPVERLAFSHDRKFLGSIGHDQMLKLWDLDNILQGSRSTQRNETGVVANDGDSDDGDEMDVDNSASKFSKGNKRKNASNGHAVGDSNNFFADL; this is translated from the exons ATGGAAATCAATTTGGGGAAACTTGCATTTGACATTGATTTTCATCCGTCTGAAAATCTCGTTGCTTCAGGACTCATAGACGGAGACCTTCACTT GTATCGTTATAGCTCGGATAACACTAATAGCGACCCAGTGAG GGTGTTGGAAGTTCATGCTCACACCGAGTCTTGCAGAGCTGCTCGATTCATCAACGGTGGACGTG CGGTGTTGACGGGTTCTCCCGATTTCTCGATACTGGCTACAGATGTGGAAACTGGATCTACCATTGCACGACTTGATAATGCTCATGA ggcTGCAGTCAATCGATTGATAAACTTGACTGAGTCAACCGTTGCTTCAGGAGACGATGATGGTTGTATTAAG GTTTGGGATACCAGAGAACGTTCTTGTTGCAATTCATTTGAAGCCCACGAGGATTACATTTCAGACATTACTTTTGCATCTGACGCAATGAAAATATTGGCCACAAG TGGAGACGGGACTCTTTCTGTTTGCAATCTTCGACGAAATAAA GTCCAAGCCCAATCTGAATTTTCTGAAGATGAGCTGTTGTCTGTGGTTTTAATGAAG AATGGCAGGAAAGTTGTTTGCGGATCACAAACTGGAATCCTGCTATTGTATTCATGGGGATGCTTCAAGGATTGCAG TGATCGATTCGTTGATCTTGCTTCAAACTCTATTGATACCATGTTAAAG cTTGATGAAGATAGGATTATTACTGGATCAGAGAATGGGATGATCAA CTTGGTTGGGATATTGCCAAACAGAATCATTGAGCCAATTGCAGAACACTCTGAATATCCTGTTGAGCGTCTTG CATTCTCTCATGATAGAAAGTTTCTTGGAAGTATTGGACATGATCAAATGCTAAag CTATGGGATTTAGATAATATACTGCAAGGTTCGAGAAGCACACAGAGAAATGAAACTGGGGTGGTTGCCAATGACGGCGACAGTGACGACGGAGATGAGATGGATGTAGATAACAGTGCTTCTAAGTTTTCTAAAG GGAACAAGAGAAAGAATGCAAGTAACGGGCATGCTGTAGGTGATTCAAACAACTTCTTTGCAGATTTATAG